A genomic segment from Xyrauchen texanus isolate HMW12.3.18 chromosome 21, RBS_HiC_50CHRs, whole genome shotgun sequence encodes:
- the LOC127661689 gene encoding cleavage and polyadenylation specificity factor subunit 5-like encodes MSVVPPNRSSTGWPRGVNQFGNKYISPPAKPLTLERTINLYPLTNYTFGTKEPLYEKDSSVSARFQRMREEFEKIGMRRTVEGVLIVHEHRLPHVLLLQLGTTFFKLPGGELNAGEDEVEGLKRLMTEILGHQDGVKQDWVIDDCIGNWWRPNFEPPQYPYIPAHTTKPKEHKKLFLVQLQEKALFAVPKNYKLVAAPLFELYDNAPGYGPIISSLPQLLSRFNFIYN; translated from the exons ATGTCAGTTGTACCTCCTAATCGATCTTCAACCGGCTGGCCCCGTGGAGTAAATCAGTTCGGAAATAAATACATTAGCCCACCGGCTAAACCTCTCACCCTGGAGCGAACAATTAACCT ATACCCTCTAACGAATTACACATTCGGCACCAAGGAGCCACTGTATGAGAAGGACAGCTCCGTGTCCGCACGCTTCCAGCGGATGCGGGAGGAATTTGAGAAGATCGGAATGCGTCGGACTGTGGAAGGGGTTCTAATAGTGCACGAGCACAGGCTCCCTCACGTGCTACTGCTGCAGCTGGGAACCACCTTTTTCAAACT TCCTGGTGGTGAGTTGAATGCTGGAGAAGATGAGGTGGAAGGGTTGAAGCGACTAATGACAGAG ATTTTGGGGCATCAAGATGGAGTGAAACAAGACTGGGTCATTGATGACTGCATTGGAAACTGGTGGAGACCGAACTTTGAACCACCTCAG TATCCCTACATTCCAGCTCACACCACTAAGCCTAAGGAACATAAGAAGCTGTTTTTAGTACAGCTGCAGGAGAAAG CATTGTTTGCTGTGCCAAAGAACTATAAGCTGGTGGCTGCCCCCTTGTTTGAGCTTTATGACAATGCTCCTGGTTATGGCCCTATTATATCCAGTCTTCCACAATTACTGAGCAG GTTTAATTTCATCTATAATTGA